One Bythopirellula goksoeyrii genomic window, GCCCGATGAACGTGATGTCGATCCGCTGGTTCTAGTTGCAGGTTCATAGCTGCTCCGGCTCGCCTTATCATTGGTAGAGGCCGTCAAATACTCAGCGGGATCGTCCTTGGAGTAATAACCATGAAGTGGATCAGTCGATGCAATTTTTGCATTAGAATTTTCCACAGCTTGCGTGACGGAATTCGCGGCAACCGACAACGGGGGAGTTGTTGCCGGTACTGACGCAGAAGTTGCTACTGTCGATGCCCGACGCCTACCTGGAACAAATCGGCTTGCCGTCTGGCAACCAGCCGTGAGCGACCCCAAGATTACTACCACAAATAACCAACGATACTTGCTATTGCACATTTGATCACCTCGATTCCTTTCGAGTCACGAAAATGGTTTATCCCTTAGCCATACCGTCCTACGAACAGTACTTGTTGAAAATTAAGTTGGGCGCTCAATATCCAGCTAAACAACGCCAAGGAGATATTACAGACCACATAACTAGGTCCCGCTTGTTTTTCACAATGCGAAACTCGTAATCAGCTAGAAATGCGCGCAGCTAGCACGAAAGGAACGGCGCGCAGTGGTGCTGAAGAATTCGGTTCAGATTGTGAACCGACAGAGGGTGATGCAGCGATCAAGAGAAGTTAGTGATTCTGATCCGACAGTCACACTTAGAGATTGATGTGTCGGACAAGGCTGGTAAATCGTTGCGAGAGAAGCTAGTACAGTAGCATCCGCAATGATCCTCTCTGGTGAGTTATTCTCGACAGGAGGACAGACTGGTTCAGTTGGGGCGTTATTCTTGCCGCACTGGCAATTAGCGCCGCACGAACAATTCCCATCCGCACAGCAGGGGCAAGTGCCACCTGAACAACAGCTATGACGTTCCGGGCTTACACTGCAACAAGTGCGACTCTGCTGTTTGCAGGAACTGTCTTCACCACAATGGCAGACCTTAGCCCCAGTACAAGGACAACGACCCGATTCTGCTTGAGAGTCAGTACAGCAACAACCCTCTGAAGATTCAATCTTCGTAGGACTGTGTGACACCTTCGAACACTCGCAAGCAACCGTCGGCACACCCTGCATGGGAATTGCTATGGCTGCTAGCCAGATAAGGATGCGAGCGGCGATGTGTTGAGTAATGCACACGTTGAACAATCCTAATAGTTGCCGCCCTCATCGACGGACAAAACCTTCCTCACTCATTTCTTCGACAGGCACGGAGACCAATCTGAAGAACAAACTAGCGAAATAGCAGGCCTCGTAGCCCCTAACTCCTTTATCCTTGCAAACTTAAGCTGTGAAAGGTCCACAAAACCCGAGGAGAGGTCAAGGGCAAACCTTGCTAGCTCTCTGTAATGATGGCATCCCGGACTATGCTGTCAAGATAAGTGACCTTACCCCCGGGTCAGAAAAAGCCCCTGTGAAACTTGTCTTAGACTGTCACAGACCCCAAAAAATGGATAGCGCGATCCCATTCTGCCTCACCTACAGGATAGCAGTTTTTGACCGGTCAAAAACAGGAACTCCACAAACCAGAACCCTTGAGGAGGAGATCGATCGCTGCAAGTGGCCATAGGAGACTCGGTTCACCAATAGTGAATAGCTTCATGAGCCGAGAATCGACTCAAGAAAGATGTTGGTTTGATTGCTCTGCTGATACCACGCTACTTAATCGACTATACGAGTGTACTTTTGAAATATCTTGATTAACTCGTCGATCTCTTGCTTGTGCTTTTTCGAAGTATCGGTTCGTACTACATCCCCCAGGCATGTCTTAACATGGTCTTCCAGAATGATTTGACCGACTTTATCGAGTGCACCGCTTGCGGCCGCTATTTGCGTGAGGATGTCGACGCAGTAGGCATCCTCGTCGATCATCCTCTCTATTGCTGACACTTGCCCAGCAACCCGACGCAGTCGGTTGGAGAGTCTTGATTTTTCTATCTTTGAAAGCATATGAGGACTCCTGCCGGAAAGGGTAGTGGGCGCTACCAATTTATAGCTTACCGACAGATATCCCCCGTGCCTATTGTAGGAATGGCCTGGTCAATAGCCGATCATTTGGGCTAAGCAGCCACTGATTGGCATGCTTTCGCACACCGGCGGCAACTTTCTGCGCACTTTTTGCAGTGATCATGATCGTGGACCTCACACTGCTCGGCACACCAGTTACACACCTCGGCACAAAGTCTGCAGATTTGCTGCGAGTATTTGCCATTCATGGCCATAGCATCTGCGCACAATCGGCAGATAGCTGCACATTCCAAGCAACATTTTGGACAGTCGTTATTGGAATCCTTGTTGAGCATTTCGACCAAGCATTCCAAACAAGTAGCAGCGCACTCGGCACAGGCTTGGATGCAGTCTTTTGATGAACTCGTTGTAGCCATCACAATTCTCCTCATTGAACGGGGTTAGAAAACATACCTAAATCGAAAAAAACTCACGCACATTTTATGCCACTTGGTGATTTCAAAATGCCGAAGCAATGAACTCTTTATCTCGTTCTCAGCTATTCCCCCGTAACATGACCACCAGCATCAGTCCCGCCATCGCCACCATAACGCTGTTCTCCACGATGGTGACCACAGACATCGGCAAGTTGAAGACGGTTCCTAGGCAAGCACACTGAATAGCTCGTTTTTGTCGGACAGCAGAGATTACACCTATAAGACCAACAGCCATGATTATCGCGGTGGCCAGATTGGCAGCGAATAAGTAAGTTGAGGTGACGAATAGCAATCCTAAAGTCACCTCGATCCAAGGGTATATCAGACTGTAGAGTCGCGAATGTCTGGCGATGATGTCGTAAGTCGCAAATGCATCGGCGAATCCTTCGATATTCAGTAACTTGAAAAACGCAAAACCAAGGAAAAAGAAGCCCATAAAGTAACTCATCGCCCGCTGCCAAGCAAAACTTGCATGGAGGGACTCAGTCAATACGGTCGCACCGACGACATAGACCAGTACCAACAACAGCGGCTTGTAACTAGAAATCGTAAATGCCGGTTTGTCTGGAATTTCTACCTCTTTCGATTCATCTAAGATCTTCGCGGAAAAACCCGCTCTGTCCACCGCATCAATTACTTGTTGGGTATCCGCTGATTCATCCAATTGAACCCGAAGTAGTTTTCGGGAATCGCTTAAATCTGCATTCCACTTCTGCACTCCAGGTGCGCCATCAAGTACGGCAGCAACTTTGCTCAAGCAACTTTCACATTTCATATTGGTTGAAAAAACAGCTTCCATTTGTAATCTCAATACTTTTCAAAAAGTAGGATTTGTAATTCCGACGATTGGTTAAATAATATGACACTCTCGATTCATTGTCATATAATTTCGCCATTCGCCAATTCGTTCACCTCCATTTGTATTGCTAAAGGGGTGGCCCTCCTGCTTTTCTTATGACAACCATGGCTGTCAGCAGGTCACATAGGGTTGGATGCCGTAGGCGATTTGTTTCTTCACAAATAAATTGCAAATAATCAAATTATGTTTTAATTCTTCTGAAGAATACTTGCAGTTTTGCATTGAACACTTTACTGTACGGCCCTTCGATTCGCGCCAAATGAATTCCCTCCGTGGGCTGGTCGGCGGTAGGCCATGCTGGTCGTTAAAGAGCCATCATAGTACCGAGGGCAGGCTGGAGCTGTGAGCCACCTTTGCCCAACGATGGATCCCTCAGCTTGGGACATAATTGACGCAATCCTAGTATCTGTAAAGATACGAGTACACCATTGTTCGGGGGAAGGAAGCAGGTATATGAGTGACACGCAATCATCGGAACAATACGAAGAAAACAGTCTTTCATTGACTGGTTCCGTGGCGATGGGCACTGGGGTAATGATTGGTGCCGGGATTTTCGCACTCACTGGACAAGTTGCCGAGCAGGCAGGTGGTCTATTTCCGCTGGCCTTTCTGGCCGCAGCGGTCGTGGCAGGCTTAAGTGCCTATAGTTATGTCAAAATGGCTGAGCAATATCCGTCGGCGGGCGGTATTGCCATGTTCCTGATGAAAGCCTATGGCAAAGGAGTTGTCACGGCCGGAATGGCCCTGCTGATGTACTTCTCCATGGTCATCAACGAGAGCCTAGTTGCACGGACCTTCGGGACATACACCTTGCAGTTGTTCGATGCGAAGGACAATCAATTGCTTGTACCTGCGTTAGGAGTCGGTTTGCTCGTGGCCGCCTTCATTGTGAACATACTCGGCAACAAGTTCATCGGTACCTTTTCGACTGTCACGGCGGTGATCAAGATAGCCGGTATTGTCATCTTTGCAGCCGCTGGTCTGTGGGTTTCTGGTCTGACATTTGACACCCTTGGAGTGACCGAACGAACATCAGCAGGTAGCTTTTTGTCAGCGACTGCCTTGGCGCTCCTTGCTTACAAAGGCTTCACGACTATCACCAACAGCGGGTCAGAAATCAAAGAGCCGAAGAAGAACATTGGTCGCTCGATCATCATTTCGCTGTCGGTTTGTGTGGTCGTTTATTTGCTAGTGGGATTGGCCGTCGCTGGAAATCTCTCGGTATCGGAAATCATCAAACATCGCGACTATGCATTGGCCGAGGCGGCGCGACCCGCATTTGGGCAATGGGGAATCTACTTCACCGTTGGACTGGCGATTGTGGCGACGATCTCGGGATTGATCGCCAGTACGTTTGCCGTCTCCCGGATGCTGGCGATGCTGAGCGAAATGAAACTCGTGCCGCACAAACACTTTGGGATGCCCGGTGACATTCAGAAGCATACGCTTGTCTATACGGTCGTGTTCGCCATCACATTAACGATTCTGTTTGATTTGTCCCGCATTGCTTCCCTTGGAGCAATCTTTTACATCATAATGGATATGGCTATGCATTGGGGTGTACTACGTCACGTTCGCAAGGAGGTGGACGCCAACCGCTGCATACCCATCACGGCTATCGTACTGGACACAGCGATCCTTGGTGCGTTTCTTTGGATCAAAGCAACGAGTGACATGCTAGTCATTTGGGTCGCGCTGGGTGGGATGGTCGTCATCTTTGCTGGAGAAAGATGGTTTCTTTCGTGGAAAGCAGATGAAGATTCAGATAAGTCAGACTCTCACCAATCGCAGCACCATGCTTCGTAGTCTGGCGGCAAATAGACAGCATCTAGACAATGGCTAAGTCAAAAAACCAATTGACTCACGACATTCCATGCATCTTCATCGCCGCCTCATAATCCGCGGGCGAGCCAAATCGCCGCACGATTTCTGCAAAGACCGCCCCTTTTTCCACTCGGTCGTCGCTTTCCATCACAATCCGGTACAGATCATCTGGCAGCACACGAAGTACCGTCATCAGTCCCATGACCGACATCGGCCACGTCGCTCGCATTCCTTGCACTTCACGG contains:
- a CDS encoding metal-sensitive transcriptional regulator, coding for MLSKIEKSRLSNRLRRVAGQVSAIERMIDEDAYCVDILTQIAAASGALDKVGQIILEDHVKTCLGDVVRTDTSKKHKQEIDELIKIFQKYTRIVD
- a CDS encoding four-helix bundle copper-binding protein, with product MRRIVMATTSSSKDCIQACAECAATCLECLVEMLNKDSNNDCPKCCLECAAICRLCADAMAMNGKYSQQICRLCAEVCNWCAEQCEVHDHDHCKKCAESCRRCAKACQSVAA
- a CDS encoding APC family permease; this translates as MSDTQSSEQYEENSLSLTGSVAMGTGVMIGAGIFALTGQVAEQAGGLFPLAFLAAAVVAGLSAYSYVKMAEQYPSAGGIAMFLMKAYGKGVVTAGMALLMYFSMVINESLVARTFGTYTLQLFDAKDNQLLVPALGVGLLVAAFIVNILGNKFIGTFSTVTAVIKIAGIVIFAAAGLWVSGLTFDTLGVTERTSAGSFLSATALALLAYKGFTTITNSGSEIKEPKKNIGRSIIISLSVCVVVYLLVGLAVAGNLSVSEIIKHRDYALAEAARPAFGQWGIYFTVGLAIVATISGLIASTFAVSRMLAMLSEMKLVPHKHFGMPGDIQKHTLVYTVVFAITLTILFDLSRIASLGAIFYIIMDMAMHWGVLRHVRKEVDANRCIPITAIVLDTAILGAFLWIKATSDMLVIWVALGGMVVIFAGERWFLSWKADEDSDKSDSHQSQHHAS
- a CDS encoding heavy-metal-associated domain-containing protein, which codes for MEAVFSTNMKCESCLSKVAAVLDGAPGVQKWNADLSDSRKLLRVQLDESADTQQVIDAVDRAGFSAKILDESKEVEIPDKPAFTISSYKPLLLVLVYVVGATVLTESLHASFAWQRAMSYFMGFFFLGFAFFKLLNIEGFADAFATYDIIARHSRLYSLIYPWIEVTLGLLFVTSTYLFAANLATAIIMAVGLIGVISAVRQKRAIQCACLGTVFNLPMSVVTIVENSVMVAMAGLMLVVMLRGNS